A window of the Butyricimonas faecalis genome harbors these coding sequences:
- a CDS encoding Tex family protein has translation MEYYIDPVTFVTQKSGFESRYIKNLLGLLDEGATIPFISRYRKEMTGSMDEVQVGQVREIYEQFKELEKRKKTVLESIEQQEKLTPELRKQIEHCTDLRELEDIYLPYKPKKQTRASKAKAKGLEPLAAILMKQDSGDVWDKAARFVKNDVENEEEALQGARDIIAEWVSENDRARNTVRRSFDRVAVVKAKVVKGKEEEGEKFTDYFDYSEPLRKIPSHRMLAIRRGEAEGILKVAIEIPEEETIESLERIFVKGRNESAEQVSMAVKDGYKRLLLSSIETEYLQSGKQKADEEAIKVFAENLRQLLLAPPLGNKRVLGIDPGFRTGCKVVCLDETGNLVHNETIYPHPPQNEVKQAANKITNLVNSYRIEAIAIGNGTAGRETERFIQNLRYDRNIQVFVVSESGASIYSASKIARDEFPQYDVTVRGAVSIGRRLMDPLAELVKIDPKSIGVGQYQHDVDQTKLKESLDRVVESCVNRVGVNVNTASKYLLTYVSGLGPTLAENVVNYIKENGAFRSRNELKKVKRMGEKAFEQCAGFLRIEGAENPLDNSSVHPESYTVAERMAKDLNIPLKSLIGNEEACNKIELSRYVNDRIGLPTLKDIVEELKKPGRDPRSVAKVFSFADNIHTIDDLEIGMVVPGIVTNLTNFGAFVDIGVKQDGLVHISEIADKYISNPADVLSLNQHVSVKIVQVDKARKRIGLSIKQA, from the coding sequence ATGGAATATTATATAGATCCGGTCACATTCGTGACGCAAAAGAGTGGTTTTGAGAGTAGATATATAAAAAATTTATTAGGATTATTGGATGAAGGAGCCACGATACCTTTCATTTCCCGTTATCGAAAAGAAATGACCGGGAGTATGGACGAGGTGCAGGTGGGACAGGTTCGGGAGATTTATGAACAGTTCAAAGAACTGGAAAAACGAAAAAAGACCGTGTTGGAGAGTATCGAACAGCAAGAAAAACTGACTCCGGAACTACGGAAACAGATAGAACATTGTACCGATTTACGGGAACTGGAAGATATTTACCTGCCTTATAAACCGAAAAAACAAACTCGGGCATCGAAGGCAAAAGCGAAAGGATTGGAACCTTTGGCTGCCATATTGATGAAACAGGATAGTGGGGACGTGTGGGACAAAGCGGCTCGTTTCGTGAAGAATGACGTGGAAAATGAAGAGGAGGCTTTACAAGGAGCCCGAGATATCATTGCCGAGTGGGTCAGCGAAAACGACCGGGCACGCAACACCGTGCGTCGTTCCTTTGACCGGGTGGCCGTGGTAAAAGCGAAAGTCGTGAAGGGGAAAGAGGAAGAAGGGGAGAAATTCACGGATTATTTCGATTATTCCGAGCCTTTGCGGAAGATCCCTTCCCACCGGATGCTGGCGATTCGTCGGGGGGAGGCGGAAGGTATTCTGAAAGTGGCGATCGAGATACCGGAAGAGGAAACGATCGAGTCTTTGGAGAGAATATTCGTGAAAGGTCGTAACGAGAGTGCAGAGCAAGTGTCCATGGCCGTGAAAGACGGGTACAAACGTTTGTTACTTTCGTCTATCGAGACCGAATACCTGCAAAGCGGTAAGCAAAAAGCGGATGAAGAAGCGATTAAAGTGTTTGCTGAAAATCTGCGTCAACTACTCTTGGCTCCGCCTCTGGGAAATAAACGCGTGTTGGGTATAGATCCGGGATTCCGCACGGGATGTAAGGTTGTTTGTCTGGATGAGACGGGAAATCTGGTGCATAATGAAACCATTTATCCTCATCCGCCACAAAACGAGGTGAAGCAGGCAGCCAATAAAATTACCAACCTGGTCAACTCTTACCGAATCGAGGCGATTGCTATCGGTAACGGTACGGCCGGACGTGAAACCGAACGATTTATCCAGAATTTGCGTTATGACCGGAATATACAAGTGTTTGTCGTGAGTGAAAGTGGCGCATCAATTTATTCGGCTTCTAAGATAGCCCGGGACGAGTTCCCGCAGTATGACGTAACGGTTCGCGGGGCGGTATCCATCGGACGTCGGTTGATGGACCCGTTGGCCGAGTTGGTGAAGATTGATCCGAAGTCTATCGGGGTAGGTCAGTACCAGCATGATGTCGACCAGACGAAATTAAAAGAGAGTCTGGATCGGGTGGTCGAGTCCTGCGTGAACCGGGTGGGGGTGAACGTGAACACGGCAAGCAAGTATCTGTTGACGTATGTTTCCGGTTTAGGACCTACCTTGGCAGAAAACGTGGTGAACTACATCAAGGAGAATGGAGCATTCCGTAGTCGCAATGAATTGAAAAAAGTGAAACGCATGGGAGAGAAAGCATTCGAGCAATGTGCCGGATTCCTTCGCATAGAGGGAGCCGAGAATCCTTTGGATAACTCATCCGTGCATCCGGAATCATACACCGTGGCAGAACGGATGGCAAAAGACTTGAACATCCCGCTGAAATCATTGATCGGTAACGAAGAGGCTTGCAACAAAATCGAACTATCCCGTTACGTGAATGACCGGATTGGATTGCCTACCTTGAAAGACATCGTGGAAGAACTCAAGAAACCGGGACGTGATCCCCGTTCTGTGGCTAAAGTATTCAGTTTTGCTGACAACATTCACACCATTGATGATCTGGAGATCGGGATGGTTGTTCCGGGAATCGTGACCAATCTGACAAACTTCGGCGCCTTCGTGGATATTGGCGTGAAACAGGACGGCCTGGTACATATATCCGAGATTGCCGATAAATATATTTCGAACCCGGCAGACGTGCTTTCTTTAAATCAGCATGTTTCAGTGAAAATCGTACAGGTTGACAAAGCCCGGAAACGTATCGGACTTTCGATCAAGCAAGCGTGA
- a CDS encoding AAA domain-containing protein, with product MDVKLCMIIDLEKRGNKQMFVTDQISSINENKNGFWSVRFLSSPRVFNYNQSRLLYLTHPETINLDEKGLYIKNKHIFNIAELLRFTNGHYTFYRVTYTNGYYENLDGSEVYITRTPIDKNGGSTWDYLRKLAAETGLTTEDDENILSKQYDLVDVKRDNVPLAQYLGDKTKLATYRMPKQIYYPFGCNASQKTAIETALTHQVSIIQGPPGTGKTQTILNIIANLLMNDKTVLVVSNNNSAVENVAEKLDGESLGFIVAKLGNMQNKEVFIANQANYPNMTELKIDELASAKMLAQDSLRTVSQGFDIQLRQAQLKAEYDALLKESRYNEMLETNHAEDKWLNSKSPTKLIKLLNLYQTIIGNGHKPNLWFKVKWSFLLGAKMLKFLGDKSSNVIASLESAFYFSRKQEIEHELELIASTFQNIDIKKNVKDLRSSSLLLLKDKIAKRYSTGKRKTFTLRDIKLRTEEFLKEYPVVLSTTYLAKSCISKDMVFDYVIMDEASQVDIKTGALALSCAINAVIVGDDKQLPNVINRKEALSLNAIQTTYKVDDRYNAVTHSFLQSCAEVFQDAPVTLLREHYRCHPKIIEFCNQRFYDGELITMTSDKNEDNVLQVIKTVPGNHARGHFNQREIDVISQEVLPECTNSESIGIITPYRSQAEAINQILKKDIASTVHKYQGRECDTIIMSMVDNVPTVFSDDANLLNVAISRAKTRLCIVTNGNEMPPNSNLGQLISYIQYNNFEVKASKLHSVFDLLYKQYTAEKLAYEATHLSVSKHLSENLMYNVLLKAINELGLINTGILCHYPLSRLIADWGLLNDKEKAFAESPFSHVDFLIYNSLTKQPHCAIEVDGWYFHKGNDVQQLRDALKDQILTKLGLRMLRISTTDTVNDTTIKKFISL from the coding sequence ATGGACGTAAAGCTGTGCATGATTATTGACCTAGAAAAACGTGGAAACAAACAAATGTTTGTCACCGATCAGATTTCCTCTATTAACGAAAACAAAAATGGCTTTTGGTCTGTTCGATTTCTGTCATCCCCTCGTGTGTTCAATTACAACCAGTCCCGTCTGCTTTATCTGACACATCCGGAAACTATTAATCTTGACGAAAAGGGTCTATATATCAAAAACAAGCACATCTTTAATATAGCTGAACTACTTCGCTTCACTAATGGTCACTACACATTCTATCGAGTGACTTATACCAATGGTTATTATGAAAATTTGGACGGAAGCGAAGTCTATATCACCCGTACGCCGATTGATAAAAATGGCGGCTCTACATGGGATTATCTTCGTAAATTAGCTGCTGAAACTGGATTGACAACTGAAGATGATGAGAACATTCTGTCCAAACAATATGATTTGGTGGATGTAAAGCGCGATAATGTCCCCTTGGCCCAATACCTTGGTGACAAAACAAAACTGGCTACTTATCGCATGCCAAAACAGATATACTATCCTTTTGGATGCAATGCGAGCCAAAAAACTGCTATAGAAACAGCTTTAACACACCAAGTTAGCATCATACAAGGACCTCCTGGAACCGGTAAGACGCAAACTATTCTGAACATCATTGCCAATCTGCTTATGAATGACAAAACGGTATTAGTGGTGTCGAACAACAATTCCGCCGTAGAGAATGTGGCAGAAAAACTCGATGGAGAGAGCCTAGGTTTCATTGTAGCCAAGCTAGGTAACATGCAAAATAAAGAAGTGTTCATTGCAAACCAAGCAAATTATCCAAACATGACCGAGTTGAAGATTGACGAACTGGCATCCGCAAAGATGTTAGCACAAGATTCGCTTCGTACTGTTTCACAAGGATTTGACATACAGCTACGTCAAGCTCAGCTAAAAGCAGAGTACGATGCTTTATTAAAAGAATCGAGATATAATGAAATGCTGGAAACAAATCATGCAGAAGACAAATGGTTAAATAGTAAATCGCCTACCAAACTAATAAAACTACTTAATCTCTACCAGACAATAATAGGAAATGGACATAAACCAAATTTATGGTTCAAGGTAAAGTGGTCGTTTTTATTAGGTGCAAAAATGTTGAAGTTCTTAGGTGACAAATCTTCGAATGTTATAGCCAGTCTAGAATCGGCATTCTATTTCTCTCGAAAACAAGAAATAGAACATGAATTGGAATTAATTGCATCGACATTTCAAAACATAGACATCAAAAAGAACGTAAAAGACCTTCGTTCCTCTTCCCTCCTACTATTAAAGGATAAGATTGCTAAGCGATATAGTACTGGCAAAAGAAAAACGTTTACCCTCAGGGATATCAAGCTCAGAACGGAAGAATTTTTAAAGGAATATCCGGTTGTACTTAGTACAACCTATTTAGCCAAAAGCTGTATCAGCAAGGACATGGTATTTGACTATGTGATTATGGACGAGGCTTCACAAGTGGATATAAAAACAGGCGCACTGGCATTGTCATGTGCTATTAATGCCGTAATTGTGGGTGACGACAAACAACTGCCCAATGTGATAAACCGCAAAGAGGCACTCTCGCTTAATGCCATTCAAACAACCTACAAAGTAGATGACCGGTATAACGCTGTAACACATAGCTTTTTGCAATCTTGTGCTGAAGTATTTCAAGATGCTCCAGTAACTTTACTTCGAGAACATTATCGCTGCCATCCCAAAATCATAGAATTTTGCAATCAGCGTTTCTATGATGGAGAACTCATAACAATGACATCTGATAAGAATGAAGATAACGTGCTTCAAGTAATTAAGACAGTACCGGGTAATCATGCCAGAGGACATTTCAATCAAAGGGAAATTGATGTCATCTCTCAAGAAGTATTACCAGAATGTACAAATTCGGAAAGCATAGGTATTATTACCCCCTATCGTTCACAAGCTGAAGCAATAAATCAAATATTGAAGAAAGATATTGCCAGCACAGTGCATAAGTATCAAGGGCGAGAATGTGATACCATCATCATGAGTATGGTAGACAACGTCCCTACTGTATTTTCTGATGATGCCAATTTGCTCAACGTAGCAATATCACGTGCCAAGACAAGACTTTGCATTGTAACAAACGGTAATGAAATGCCCCCAAATTCCAATCTCGGTCAACTTATCAGTTACATCCAATACAACAATTTTGAAGTGAAAGCGAGTAAACTACATTCAGTTTTTGATCTACTCTACAAACAATATACAGCAGAAAAATTAGCTTACGAGGCAACACATCTGAGTGTATCGAAACATCTGTCAGAGAACCTGATGTACAATGTTTTGTTAAAGGCCATTAATGAATTAGGTTTAATTAATACTGGTATACTTTGTCATTACCCGCTATCCAGATTAATTGCAGATTGGGGTTTGTTGAATGATAAAGAAAAAGCATTTGCTGAAAGCCCATTCTCGCATGTGGATTTTCTCATCTATAACTCTCTTACTAAACAACCGCATTGCGCTATAGAAGTGGATGGATGGTATTTCCATAAGGGAAACGATGTTCAACAATTGCGTGATGCACTGAAAGACCAGATATTAACAAAGTTAGGACTTCGTATGCTCCGCATTTCTACTACAGACACCGTGAACGATACAACAATAAAGAAATTTATTAGTTTGTAA
- a CDS encoding DUF3795 domain-containing protein, producing the protein MKQLIACCGLDCENCDARIATINNDDKLREETARKWSIMNNTSEITPETINCTGCRVEGAKFAYCSNYCEIRKCVQAKGFNTCGDCNELNHCLTIDHVFQHNPGAKENLLSSI; encoded by the coding sequence ATGAAACAATTAATCGCCTGTTGCGGATTAGATTGCGAAAATTGTGACGCCCGTATTGCCACGATCAACAATGATGATAAGTTAAGAGAAGAAACCGCTCGAAAATGGAGTATCATGAACAATACGTCAGAGATTACCCCGGAAACCATCAATTGCACGGGTTGTCGTGTTGAGGGGGCAAAATTCGCCTATTGTAGCAATTATTGTGAAATCCGGAAATGTGTTCAAGCAAAGGGATTCAACACCTGTGGCGATTGTAATGAACTGAATCATTGCCTGACCATCGATCATGTTTTCCAACATAATCCCGGCGCAAAAGAAAATCTTCTATCATCAATTTAA
- a CDS encoding ABC transporter ATP-binding protein encodes MIEIKNIVKSYGELKVLKGIDLTIKEKEIVTIVGASGAGKSTLLHILGTLDTPDEGELLYDSVNIARLSSNKLSEFRNNNIGFVFQFHHLLPEFTALENVCIPAWIKGTGKKEAEQRAMELLTLLGLGKRVSHKPNQLSGGEQQRVSVARALVNHPRVVLADEPSGNLDTRTKNELHQLFFTLREELGQTFVIVTHDTELARMSDRQIKLNDGMLMNE; translated from the coding sequence GTGATAGAAATTAAAAACATAGTCAAAAGCTACGGCGAACTAAAAGTATTGAAAGGAATCGATCTCACCATAAAAGAAAAAGAGATCGTAACGATCGTAGGGGCTAGCGGTGCAGGGAAAAGTACGTTGCTACACATTCTAGGAACACTCGATACCCCGGACGAGGGCGAGTTATTGTATGATTCCGTGAATATTGCCCGGTTATCCTCCAACAAACTATCGGAATTCAGAAACAATAACATCGGGTTTGTATTCCAATTCCACCATTTATTGCCGGAATTCACGGCGTTGGAAAATGTTTGCATTCCGGCATGGATCAAGGGAACCGGGAAAAAGGAAGCGGAACAACGAGCCATGGAATTACTGACTCTTCTCGGTCTGGGAAAGCGGGTTAGCCACAAGCCGAACCAACTCTCCGGCGGGGAGCAACAACGAGTTTCCGTGGCAAGGGCTCTCGTCAATCATCCCCGGGTGGTGTTGGCCGATGAGCCTTCCGGGAACCTGGACACCCGCACCAAAAATGAATTACACCAGTTGTTTTTCACTTTACGGGAAGAACTCGGGCAGACTTTTGTAATCGTCACGCACGACACGGAACTAGCCCGCATGTCAGATCGGCAAATAAAATTAAATGACGGAATGCTAATGAATGAATAA
- a CDS encoding FKBP-type peptidyl-prolyl cis-trans isomerase, with the protein MKYTEELDKVSYCFGLSIASNLLSSGVNSINTEAFVDALRTVYAGQMPEIKPEEANQILQDYFNKLQNERGKAAKEAGEQFLNDNKNKEGVVTLASGLQYKIISAGNGAIPKSNDTVKCHYEGRLINGAVFDSSIRRGEPAEFPVNGVIAGWVEALQLMPVGSKWQLYIPSDLAYGPHGAGQAIGPNETLIFDIELLDIV; encoded by the coding sequence ATGAAATATACAGAAGAGTTAGACAAAGTGAGTTATTGTTTCGGTCTAAGTATTGCAAGTAACCTCCTTTCTTCAGGAGTAAATTCCATTAACACAGAAGCTTTTGTTGATGCGCTCAGAACTGTCTACGCGGGCCAGATGCCGGAAATCAAACCGGAAGAGGCAAACCAGATTTTGCAGGACTATTTCAACAAGTTGCAAAACGAAAGAGGTAAGGCTGCCAAGGAAGCCGGAGAACAATTCTTAAACGACAACAAGAACAAAGAAGGCGTGGTTACCTTAGCTAGCGGTTTACAATACAAAATAATATCCGCCGGAAACGGGGCTATCCCGAAAAGTAACGATACGGTGAAATGCCACTATGAGGGACGCTTGATCAATGGTGCCGTGTTCGACTCTTCCATCCGTCGTGGAGAACCCGCTGAGTTCCCGGTAAACGGAGTTATTGCCGGTTGGGTTGAAGCCCTTCAATTGATGCCCGTGGGTTCAAAATGGCAATTGTACATCCCTTCTGATCTAGCCTACGGCCCTCATGGTGCAGGACAGGCTATCGGACCGAACGAAACTTTGATTTTTGATATCGAATTATTAGATATAGTATAA
- a CDS encoding FKBP-type peptidyl-prolyl cis-trans isomerase encodes MNAKNLILGLSVAAIGLSSCCNTSTKTNVSLKNETDTASFYIGYMYGSNITGNGIEDINMDAIIAGMNSALQKKDAPADMMQMNMFLQKYTQKAMMAKADKALKAGEEFLAANAKKDGIKITESGLQYKIEKEGTGAIPADTSVVRVHYKGTLIDGTEFDSSYKRGEPTEFPVNRVIKGWTEALQLMPVGSKWTLYIPSNLAYGPQGARGAIGPNETLIFEVELIDIVDPNAQK; translated from the coding sequence ATGAACGCAAAAAATCTAATCTTAGGTTTATCTGTTGCTGCAATCGGTTTATCTAGCTGCTGCAACACTTCTACAAAAACGAATGTATCACTGAAAAACGAAACTGATACTGCCAGTTTCTATATTGGTTACATGTACGGTTCTAATATCACCGGCAATGGTATTGAAGACATCAACATGGATGCTATTATCGCCGGAATGAACAGTGCGTTACAGAAAAAAGACGCTCCTGCCGACATGATGCAAATGAATATGTTTTTACAGAAATATACTCAAAAAGCCATGATGGCTAAGGCTGACAAAGCATTGAAAGCCGGAGAAGAGTTCTTGGCAGCAAACGCCAAAAAAGATGGTATCAAAATCACCGAGAGCGGACTTCAATACAAGATTGAAAAAGAAGGAACCGGAGCTATCCCGGCAGATACCAGTGTTGTAAGAGTTCACTACAAAGGAACTTTAATTGACGGAACCGAGTTCGACTCTTCATACAAGAGAGGCGAGCCTACCGAATTCCCTGTTAACCGCGTGATCAAAGGTTGGACGGAAGCATTACAATTAATGCCTGTGGGTTCTAAATGGACTCTTTATATCCCGTCAAATTTGGCATACGGACCTCAAGGTGCTAGAGGTGCTATCGGACCGAACGAAACGTTGATTTTCGAAGTTGAATTAATCGACATCGTTGACCCGAACGCTCAAAAATAA
- a CDS encoding DUF3127 domain-containing protein: MNYEVTGKLIYKEATQKISDRFQKREFVIEVENEKNPQWNDFVKVQLIQDRCDLLENVQLNENIKVYFNLRGRKWENNGQVSYFTNLEGWRIEKVQAEAPMMGTPVPEYKVEDIPPMPEADDLPF, from the coding sequence ATGAATTACGAAGTTACCGGAAAATTAATTTACAAAGAAGCTACACAAAAAATCAGTGATCGTTTCCAGAAGAGAGAATTCGTGATAGAAGTTGAAAACGAGAAGAATCCACAGTGGAACGACTTCGTAAAAGTTCAATTGATCCAAGACCGGTGTGATCTATTGGAAAACGTCCAATTGAACGAGAATATTAAAGTGTATTTCAATTTGCGCGGCCGCAAATGGGAGAATAACGGACAAGTATCTTATTTCACGAACCTCGAAGGTTGGAGAATAGAGAAAGTTCAAGCGGAAGCTCCGATGATGGGAACTCCGGTACCCGAATACAAGGTGGAAGATATTCCTCCGATGCCGGAAGCTGACGATCTTCCTTTCTAA
- a CDS encoding CPBP family intramembrane glutamic endopeptidase, with amino-acid sequence MNVVVRILQVIVTNISLTSSTAGQATQIPSWWKTWNLFQIILLSPIFEEFSYRYALGQFNVTRIKISVSLIIAFHISYLLYFYKLHQLCESNLILHFFSLYGSMFTIATILFLIMSLCNKQLALLKNKWNSNFSFIFYLSAVLFAIYHVYNMPVLFLLSLFAGALIFGYTRIRLGLGYAIALHILWNFLSSFRLFIN; translated from the coding sequence ATGAATGTGGTAGTAAGAATATTACAAGTTATTGTTACGAACATTTCTTTAACATCCAGTACGGCAGGTCAAGCAACACAAATTCCTAGTTGGTGGAAAACATGGAATTTATTTCAAATTATACTATTAAGCCCTATATTCGAAGAATTTAGTTATCGCTATGCTCTTGGACAATTTAACGTCACGCGAATCAAGATTTCTGTTAGCCTTATTATTGCATTTCATATTTCTTATCTTCTATATTTTTACAAACTTCATCAGCTCTGCGAGTCTAATCTTATTCTTCATTTTTTCTCGTTATATGGTTCCATGTTCACCATAGCAACCATACTCTTTTTGATCATGAGTCTATGCAATAAACAACTTGCACTGCTAAAAAATAAATGGAACTCGAATTTTTCTTTTATTTTCTACCTGTCAGCTGTTCTTTTCGCAATATATCATGTTTACAATATGCCAGTTCTATTTCTACTCTCCCTTTTTGCAGGAGCCTTAATATTTGGATATACAAGGATTCGATTGGGATTAGGTTATGCTATTGCTTTACACATACTATGGAATTTTTTAAGCTCCTTTCGTCTCTTCATTAATTAA
- the menA gene encoding 1,4-dihydroxy-2-naphthoate octaprenyltransferase produces the protein MSKVRAYITSFRLRTLPLSLSGVLLGSLLAASDGYFKTMTFVWAMLTTVALQILSNLANEVGDLTKGTDNEHRLGPIRSAQSGALSMREMIQAMIVFGVVAVITGSLLIYEAFRDLLNWKSISLFIAGGASIVAAVKYTVGKSAYGYRGLGDLFVFIFFGLVSVMGSYFAMSGVLSWVCALPAAAIGFLSSGVLNMNNIRDIENDSVCGKRTIPVILGIRGAKIYHFVITLLTVICLVLYSMLHSAGWTGFLFLLTLPLLVVHLKHVYQGEGRALDSQLKFLSITTLLISLLLGFGQIL, from the coding sequence ATGTCTAAAGTTCGGGCATATATCACGAGTTTTCGGTTAAGAACATTACCTTTATCCCTATCGGGTGTATTACTAGGTTCTCTGTTGGCGGCAAGTGACGGGTATTTTAAGACAATGACCTTCGTGTGGGCCATGCTCACCACGGTTGCTTTGCAAATATTGTCCAATCTGGCGAATGAGGTAGGGGATTTAACCAAGGGAACAGATAATGAACATCGTTTAGGCCCCATTCGGAGTGCTCAAAGTGGTGCTTTGAGTATGCGGGAAATGATACAAGCCATGATTGTTTTTGGCGTGGTTGCAGTCATCACCGGTAGCCTGTTAATCTATGAAGCCTTCCGGGATTTATTGAATTGGAAAAGTATCTCCTTGTTTATTGCCGGAGGTGCATCCATCGTGGCTGCCGTGAAATATACGGTAGGAAAAAGTGCTTATGGTTATCGGGGACTGGGTGACCTTTTCGTGTTTATCTTTTTTGGGTTAGTGAGCGTGATGGGAAGTTATTTTGCCATGTCCGGCGTTTTGTCTTGGGTATGTGCTTTACCGGCAGCAGCCATCGGCTTTCTTTCTTCCGGCGTTTTGAATATGAATAATATCCGCGATATCGAGAATGATTCGGTTTGCGGTAAACGTACCATCCCGGTTATCTTGGGTATACGAGGTGCGAAAATATATCATTTCGTGATTACGCTATTGACCGTGATCTGCCTAGTATTGTACTCCATGTTGCACTCAGCCGGATGGACTGGCTTTCTTTTTTTGCTGACCTTGCCATTATTGGTAGTACACTTGAAGCATGTGTATCAAGGAGAAGGACGTGCTCTGGATTCTCAATTGAAATTTCTTTCCATCACAACCTTATTGATTTCCTTATTGTTGGGTTTTGGTCAAATTCTTTAA
- a CDS encoding CvfB family protein has product MIKLGEYNILKVVKIVDFGVYLDGGEYWGEILLPKETAPAECKEGDELNVFIYFDSEDRVIATMTIPKAVVGDFALMKVVGTSRVGAFLDWGLRKDLLVPFREQREEMVVGREYLVYVYVDKTTDRIVASTRLNRFLDKTPADYKLGQEVELIVARRTDLGYSVIVNNSHEAIIYRNEIFQPISIGQHLTGYIKTIREDGKIDCILQKNDGHEQIDRLAALILKKLEENGGSLAVSDKSNPDEIYRLFGCSKKNYKKTVGGLFKQHKVIIEEKELKLKK; this is encoded by the coding sequence ATGATAAAGTTAGGCGAATACAACATATTGAAGGTCGTTAAGATCGTGGATTTTGGTGTTTATTTGGATGGAGGAGAGTATTGGGGGGAGATTTTGTTACCCAAAGAAACAGCTCCGGCCGAATGTAAGGAAGGTGACGAATTAAATGTTTTCATTTATTTTGACTCGGAAGATCGGGTGATTGCCACGATGACAATACCTAAGGCTGTCGTGGGTGATTTTGCTTTGATGAAAGTGGTGGGAACGAGTCGAGTGGGTGCCTTTCTGGACTGGGGATTGCGTAAGGATTTGCTGGTTCCTTTCCGGGAACAACGGGAAGAGATGGTGGTGGGACGTGAATACCTGGTTTATGTCTATGTGGACAAAACGACAGACCGAATTGTCGCTTCCACGAGGTTAAATCGTTTCCTCGATAAAACCCCGGCAGATTACAAACTGGGACAGGAGGTTGAGTTAATCGTTGCCCGGCGTACGGATTTAGGGTATAGTGTCATCGTTAATAACAGCCACGAGGCTATTATCTATCGTAACGAGATATTTCAACCCATATCCATTGGCCAACACTTGACCGGTTACATTAAGACGATTCGGGAAGACGGGAAAATCGATTGTATTCTACAAAAGAATGATGGTCATGAACAAATTGATCGTCTTGCAGCCTTGATATTGAAAAAGCTGGAAGAGAACGGGGGCTCTTTAGCCGTATCGGATAAGAGTAACCCGGATGAAATATACCGTCTTTTTGGGTGTAGCAAAAAGAATTACAAAAAGACGGTTGGCGGCTTATTCAAACAGCACAAGGTGATTATCGAGGAGAAAGAACTGAAATTGAAAAAATAA